The window ACCGAATCCACGCACCGGGTGAGAAAGTGCGCCGCGCCGGGCGAACGGTGGCGGATGACCGCCATATCCACCTTCATGGCCTCGATGTTCTGGGCAGTATCCTTGAGCGACTCGCCCTTTGACACCGACGAGCCCGAGGCCGAGAAGCTGATCGTGTCGGCTGACAGGCGTTTCTCGGCGAGTTCAAACGAGATGCGCGTGCGGGTAGACGACTCAAAAAAGAGGTTGACCACGGTGACCCCGCGTAACGAGGGTACCCGCTTGATCGGCCGATCCAGTACGTCGCGAAAGTGGCGCGCCGTTTCCAGGATCAACTGAATCTCGTCGGCGCCATAGGTGGCCAGGCCGAGCAAATGACGATGACGTAAGGCGGTCAGCGGGGGTGTCGTCTCCAGACCTGTGGCGGCGGTCATCGATATCAGGTGTTGAGCGGGCGGTCTTCCAGACGCGCGAGTGGGTTTTCTACAAGCCAGACGCCCTCGCGTCCGTCGATTTCCTGGAGCCGGACGCGCACCTCCTCGCCGGGGATAGTGGGCACCTGCCGGCCCACGATATCCGCGCAAATGGGCAGCTCGCGCAGCCCCCGATCCACGATCACAAGAAACTGTACCGAGGCGGGCCGCCCCATATCCATCAAAGCGTCGAGGGCAGCGCGCGCCGTTCGGCCAGTGTATAATACGTCGTCTATCAAGACGATATGCCGGCCCGCGATGTCAAACGGAATATCGGTTTCGCGAACCCTTGGCTGCTTGAGGCGCAGGCGAAAATCGTCCCGATACATCGTGGCGTCGAGGACACCCACG of the Rhodothermales bacterium genome contains:
- the pyrR gene encoding bifunctional pyr operon transcriptional regulator/uracil phosphoribosyltransferase PyrR, with the protein product MEPQDRIKAQLMDERDLDRTLERMARQILEHFDPTASRDAGVGLVGLHKRGVYIARRLREKIRRIEGLDVPVGVLDATMYRDDFRLRLKQPRVRETDIPFDIAGRHIVLIDDVLYTGRTARAALDALMDMGRPASVQFLVIVDRGLRELPICADIVGRQVPTIPGEEVRVRLQEIDGREGVWLVENPLARLEDRPLNT